The window ACCATTCCTCCATTCCAAGGCAAGAGCGATCCCGATATTTACATCGAATGGGAAAGAAGGGTTGAACTGGTTTTTGATTGTCACAACTACTCCGAGGAGAAGAAGGTGAAGCTTGCAGCTGTGGCATTCACCGACTATGCCATagtttggtgggatcaattgacGGTGAGTAGACGCCGAAATGGAGAGCGACCTATTGACAATTGGGAGGGCATGAAAGCTGTCATGCGGAGGAGGTTTGTCCCATCCCATTACTACCGGGATTTATACTTGAAGCTGCAGAATCTTAAGCAAGGGTCTAAGACCGTGGAGGAGtaccacaaggagatggagattGCCATGATTCGCGCCAATGTTGAGGAGGATCGAGAGGCAACCATGGCTCGGTTCATTAGTGGacttaatcgggagattgccaataTTGTGGAGCTGCACCATTATGTGGAGCTTGAAGAATTGGTGCACATGGctatgaaggttgagaggcaacTCAAGAAGGGGGGACGATCGTCATCCAGGTTCGAATCCTCTAATTCGAATTCGAAGTGGACTTCCAAGTTTGAAGGGGCTGGACCTAAATGGACTGGTTcgaagcaagaggagaaggcCAAGGGAAACAAGCCCGCAACCAAGCCATCATCTGATTCTAAGGAGAGGGGTAACTCTTCTTCCCAACCTCAAAGAAACCGTGATGTAAAATGCTTTCGTTGTTTGGGTTCTAGTCATTATGCTTCTCAATGCCCGAACAAGAGAGCCATGATTATGTTAGATAACGGGGAGATTGCAAGTGCGGATGAGTATGAGAGTGACACTGACTCTATGCCATCACTTGAAGATGCCGATGATGTGGAGCATGCTGTATCGGGTCAAACTCTTGTTGTTTTGAGAGCTCTACATGTGCAagccaaagaagatggtgatggGCTACAAAGAGAGAACATTTTCTACACTCGATGCCACGTGAAGGATCGAGTATGTGGACTGATTATTGATGGGGGAAGCACTGTGAATGTGGCAAGCAAGCTGATGGTGGAGAAGCTTGGTTTGAGCACTCAAAAGCATCCAAGGCCATATAGACTTCAGTGGCTGAATGAGAGTGGTGAATTAAAGGTGACAAAACAAGTGTTAATCTCATTTTCTATTGGGAAGTACCATGATGAAgttttgtgtgatgtagtTCCTATGATAGCCAGCCATTTGTTACTCGGGaggccatggcaatttgatcgAAGAACTACACATGACGGGTACAAGAATCGGTATAGTTTCATCAAGGATGGTCGAAGCATGACACTTGCACCGCTGCCACCACATCAAGTGTTCGAAGAGCAACTCCAAATCAAAAGGTCCAGTGCTGAGAGTTCAAAAGAAAGTAAGAGAGTGGCtgaaccaaaagaaaaggagagtaaaagtgagaggaaagaaattcgagagaaaagtgagaaagagagtgaaaagaaagaaaaatgtgagAGTTCagccttgaaaagaaaagagggaagAAATTGAGTTTCTtcacaaaagaaagagaattagAGAGTGTTAGTAAGGATGAAAGGCCAATGATATTGTTCTTGTACAAAGAGGCCTACTTATCTAATACTTTTAACCTATATTTGCCTAGTGTTGtggtttctcttttgcaggagtatgatgATGTGTTTCTTGAGGGGACGCCACCAGGATTGCCACCAATCCGTGGGatcgaacatcaaattgatttcatTCCAGGAGCGCCCATTCCAAACCGGCCAGCATATCGGTGTAATCCCGAAGAAGCAAAAGAACTCCAAAAGCAAGTTGATGAGTTGCTGACCAAGGGCTATGTCCGAGAGAGCATGAGTCCATGCTCTGTGCCCGTGTTGCTTGTTCCCAAGAAAGATGGCACATGGAgaatgtgtgtggattgtcgAGCTGTGAATAagataacggtaaagtatcgctatcctattcctcgattagatgatatgcttgatgaattgcatggttccactatattttctaagattgatttgaagagtggatACCATCAAATTCgcatgaaagaaggagatgagtggaaaacAGCATTTAAAACCAAGAGTGGATTGTATGAGTGGTTAGTGATGCCATTTGGATTGACTAATGCACCCAGCACATTTATGCGCCTTATGAATCATGTCTTGCGTGCTTACATTGGAAAATTTGTtgttgtttactttgatgatattctGATTTATAGCAAAACTGAGCATGATCATATGAATCATTTGAGGTGTGTTCTTGAGGTGCTGAGGCATGAGAAGTTATATGCTAACCTTAAGAAGTGTGAATTTTTCTTGGAAAgtgttgtttttcttggttttgtcGTAAGTTCCAAGGGTGGTGTGGAAgtggatgaagagaaggtGAAAGCAATCCGGGAATGGCCTACACCCACTACCATTGCTGAGGTCCGAAGCTTCCATGGCCTTGCTGGGTtctatcgaagatttgtgcGCAATTTTAGCACCATAGCTGCTCCTTTGACCGAGATCATCAAGAAGGAAGTTGGCTTTAGATGGGGCAAAGAGCAAGAGAATGCATTCAATACCTTGAAAGAAAAGCTAAGTTATGCTCCTTTACTGATTTTACCGGACTTTTCTAAaccttttgaaatcgaatgtgatgcttccggTATTGGTATAGGTGCCGTCCTTATGCAAGAGAAGAGGCctattgcttacttcagtgaGAAGCTCAACGGGGCTGCGTTGAACTACTCCACATACGACAAGGAATTCTATGCTTTGGTGAGGGCTTTGGAGACATGGCAGCATTACTTGTGgtccaaggagttcatcattcTCACCGACcatgagtccttgaagcaTTTAAAGGGTCAAAGCAAGCTGAACCGAAGGCACACACGTTGGATCGAGTTCATCGAGATGTTTCCCTATGTGATCCAATACAAGAAAGGTAAGGAAAATGTAGTGGCTGATGCCTTATCTCGCAGGTATACTCTTATCTCAACTCTTGATGCCAAACTTTTGGGATTTGAATATATCAAAGAGTTATACTTGCATGATCATGATTTTAAGGAAGTCTTTTCTGAATGTGAAAAAGGGGCTTTTGACAAGTTTTATAAGCATGAGGGGTATTTGTTTCGTGAAAACAAGCTATGTATTCCACAAAGTTCCATGCGAGAATTGCTTGTTAGGGAAGCCCATGGGGGAGGTTTAATGGGGCATTTTGGTGTGGCTAAGACCTTAGATGTTTTGAGAGAGCATTTCttttggccacatatgaaaagagacgTTGAAAGGATCTGTCTT of the Punica granatum isolate Tunisia-2019 chromosome 6, ASM765513v2, whole genome shotgun sequence genome contains:
- the LOC116212099 gene encoding uncharacterized protein LOC116212099, translating into MSQEDSGGHEQSSGGPGQSTIIRAMQQQFERMNMVLNTINDRLERHDERIDQLRQAPNQQPRRNNNRQPAPTTDPFDGHEEGSYDDEDDVSSIAAMRRARGARAETPWRGRGRRQERDTVDRNMGSIKLTIPPFQGKSDPDIYIEWERRVELVFDCHNYSEEKKVKLAAVAFTDYAIVWWDQLTVSRRRNGERPIDNWEGMKAVMRRRFVPSHYYRDLYLKLQNLKQGSKTVEEYHKEMEIAMIRANVEEDREATMARFISGLNREIANIVELHHYVELEELVHMAMKVERQLKKGGRSSSRFESSNSNSKWTSKFEGAGPKWTGSKQEEKAKGNKPATKPSSDSKERDADDVEHAVSGQTLVVLRALHVQAKEDGDGLQRENIFYTRCHVKDRVCGLIIDGGSTVNVASKLMVEKLGLSTQKHPRPYRLQWLNESGELKVTKQVLISFSIGKYHDEVLCDVVPMIASHLLLGRPWQFDRRTTHDGYKNRYSFIKDGRSMTLAPLPPHQVFEEQLQIKRSSAESSKESKRVAEPKEKESKSERKEIREKSEKESEKKEKCESSALKRKEGRN